The region CATGCTTAATATAGTCATCACCATTAAATAAATGCATGATTTGGTGTTTTGCCTTCTTGAACAAGCATCACAGTTCCCTCTGTCATTAatcatcaaaaataaaaaagagacaGCAAAACAAATGGAGGAAAAGATAATGCATCTTTTACTTAGAGGTCTGAATTTGTTTGTAGCCTAATGTAGGACATGTGCAAGTTGTTAAGAACACAAGGGACATACATGTTTGATGATGTTTGAGATGTCCAGCTTAACCTTTTGGCCACGTGAATTCAATAAGAAATTAGCTTAAAAAAGTTGTTAATTTTACTTATCAAAGAATTGAGTAACAGGTTACATGCATAACCCAGGTAATGATGAGTTTAATTTTCGTCACGAGATTTCAATTTCTATTAAGCCCGGTTACAGACACGGACATGGAGATACGgctaaattaaaaaacataggACACGGGACacaacatgcatatacatattaCTTCCAACTTTTTAACTAATAAATTGTCAACTGACACAAAAATGAATCTAATTTATCAATCTAATAtccaaaaaagtgaaaagtagtgatcatataatattttttttcttattttcataatcataatagaaacttatgtgataaatttacaagtttatagtttttttagaaaatcattaaatttgTGGTTATTAACATTGTATTGGAGTATCAAAATCATGttaaagacaaaaacatatttttcagaTTGGACACTTGACTAATACGTGTTATACAGTGTCTGATACGTGTCGGACACGGAACACGTCATTGATAAGGTATGTCGGAGCTTTATAGTTCAATTTTGAACTATGATCATAAGAATAGAAAATAAGTTTCTCACCTTCATATCTTTACATTCTTAATTAGGTTTGATGGAATTAGAAGTTGTAAAGTTAAATTAGTTGGATtgacttgtttttattttctctttcatcaaCTTGGAAGAACAGGTTAGAATGAGGTCACTTACCGTTGAAAAATTTTCATACTACTATTTATAGGCCGCTTAATCTACCAAAAATATAGaagagttaaaaatatataattttgaaaatgtatataaaagaaaatagttttctggtttttataaattattatcctTTTCGTCGTCGAGTTAGAGgtttttttctgattttctgTGTTGTTCATCTTCtgaatctttaaaaatatattaatgttgatatattaaaaaattaatatatcttaaaattaatatatttttaaagatacgTGAGAAGGgagtaatgaaaaaaaatcaataaaaaattcaaattttatgagATAGATTTGATATAATCATTCATTTATTTGTCATCATGCGTGTTCGAAATTAGAAGCTGATATTTGCGCATGTTTGGGCCTGGCTCATTTCATAAGCTGGGCCTCTATCAAATTCAGTCGGGCCCAATTTTGAGAACCGAGAAGTCAAAAGACGAAGTCGTTTTTTCCGTTACGTGTTGAAAGATCCTTGCATTGATTCTCGCAAGAAAAATCCTCATATCCAGAGTCTCGTCATTATCGTGACAGATATcaaaattgacaaataaaaaaaatataaaaataaaaatatctgtTTCATTTTTCCGTATAGAAGACCAGaggaaaattaaattttgaattttttttgaaacgaaACGGAAACGCGATGAATCCCAAAATCCTATTCGTGCTCGCTCTTCTTCTTAATCTCGTGATCAATTCGttccaaaaccctaaccctaaaacCCCCAAATCAACTCTTTCGCGGGCTCACGTGGAGCTCGTCAGCTACGGATTACCCTCTGGTCTTCTTCCCGCCACAACCGTACTTGGATACGCCGTGAACCGCACCACCGGTGAGTTTACCGTCAAGCTCGGTGGCGCGTGCAAAATCACGCTCCCGCCGGACAACTACGTAGCCACCTACTCCAACACCATCTCCGGGAAAATCGTGCAGGGGAAAATCGCCGAACTTGACGGAATTAGGGTTCGCGCGTTCTTCAAGTGGTGGTCGATCACCGGAATCCGCTCCTCCGGCGACGACATCGTCTTCGAGGTCGGCATGGTCACGGCGAAGTATCCATCGAAGAATTTCGATGATAGCCCCGCTTGCGAGGGTCAACACTCTTCTTCATGAAAAGgttagttcttttttttttcctcctcAGTTTCATCGTGCATAATATTTACCTTGATTATTAGTTTCACACATATGTAATATTCTTTTATGTTAGAATATGCGAATTTTATGGATAAGcttttaacttcatttttagTTGCTAAAAATAAAGCCTGACCTGACTATTgagaaattattatataatctcCGTCTTTCATAGTAGGAGTTCGTGGCTTCACTGATCTTTACATAACATATAATCGAGTTCTTCagttcattgaaaaaaaaagtttaataatactGAAGTATATGTTGCTTGAAAATTAGTTTCTCGACTTTCAGAATAGTTTCTGGATTTATAATTATGCttccttttatctttttttatgatTTGGTTATTCCTTTTATTCGGtggtttttgttgttgtaatgtATTGTGAATTTGAATAAAGTTTTGGATGGGGATAGAATGACAGAGAAAGCTCCACTGTTATATGGTTCTTTCATTTTCATGTCTTGAAATATCCCACGATTGCCTTTTTATgttacaaaaacaaaatgatGACATGTggccatgaaaaaaaaaattaaaaatttacctTTTTGGTCTCTGTTATATCATTAGTCTGATTAGTTTCTTGTAGTGGATGTGCTCATTAGATATGCAAGCAGACATTGCCCTTTTCTGGGTTTTAGTGTAGTTTATgggatatatacatatatagttTTCAAATGTCATCATTAAGTTTTGGAGAATATTGGTAATGTAATTGGGTCATGTTAATATGATTATAAGCATAACAGTTATTGTTAATGATTTTACTTGGTGTGTAagatttgactatttttttatgGACTGGGTCCTCCTGCCAACTgtgttttatcttttcttccacGTGAAGATCCATGGTGAGGTTTTTGCTAAGGCTGGCAAAAGCTATTGTGGTGTAATTAGTTCATATCAGACTTTGAAACAATTCTACCTTTTTACTGTTTTTACTTTTCACAATACTGTTGTCACcctcaaaattataaaagttcCTGCTTGAACATGTCTGGTACTGTATCAAAtgtagaaaatttgaatttgaatttttttataaaattttggtaTATTGCcaatttgtttataattgtttatattctATTCTCATTAGACAACTTGCAAAAGAGATTCTAGCAATTAGGTGGTTGGTTCTGAGCCTGATATCTAATAGCTTTCTATTGGCAGTGGCAAATGGTTACTGAATCTGTCAACAGCATCTTTTTGTTGACCACCATTCAGATACTGTTTTGGTCTTGTTTCATTGCTAGCCCACAATTTGTTTTGAGATACTGTTTCCATCTTTCCATCTCTACAATAGCTGTCTTCATTCAGGCATTGGTACCATTAATTCTCCCATTGAACAGTTTGCATTGGTTTTAACATTTACAAACTGTTGGGATATTTCTACATCTTAAATTTGTTTGGTTGCAGATTATTCTGCTATATCATTTAGAAACTGACATTGCTTATGGTTTATGATTCAATTACTGACTTGTTTACATAGTTAGGTTCACTTAATTAGCGACTATTACTTCAGATTTTGTTTGGCTCTGAAGTATTCTTTGCATTTCCTTGATTTTCATAGATCCGTTGTTGTGTTTCTCAGTGTCTTGCTTTAAGTCTCTGGTTCTTGTTCATGTTTTGACCATTGAACGTCTAAATATTAGCTTTGATGTGActtgtaaatattatttgtttctttttattttggtttgtgaGATGTCAGGTTTTTGTGTCACGAAATCTTGTTGGTATATCTTCTTTTTAGGTACATTGATGAAACAGGTTGTTCTTAAGTTGACTTATGAATGATACTATAGTTGATAGTTACTTTCTTATatcctctttattttttttatatcttatcTTCCTTTATCTTCCTTTATGCATGCAGGGTATTGGCTACTTATTCTGAGTCTTGGTGTGTTATGTAATGGTGTCCACTAAGTGCAGATAATTTAAAGTCACTGCTGTTATGTGTAATATTACAAAGCTTGTAATACTTTTTACATAGTCATATTTATGCTGCAACGAATCTACTTTAATTTCACTTGATGGTCACAATACTCCTTCGACTCTTGAATAAGGCCACTTTCTACGTTTCATGTTCAATATTCTCTGCTATCCAATCTCTTTTCTTGCACTGTAAATtagtttaatcttattttaaatacaaGTTTATACAAGTTTATGAAATTGATGaagttttttttagtgtatatgATTGAATGATATGATGCTGCTCTGCAAATTTATACCGTCAATgtattttagttcaattttcAACTAATAGTTTATTTGTTAATATGGTGCAAGGGAGTCTAAGAGATTTATgatgaaaagtttttttttctttctctttttagGATTGAATCAAGCAGCTTGTATATGACATTTTTTATAAGCTAATGAAAATTCTGCTTTGAAgttctaaaaaaattagtatgtcAACTCTAATGACACCATTTTATCTTAATATAAATGTGATTGATAAATTAGTTGATgatacaaaatataaagataCGATTaggtttcttttatatttaaatgcaGGTAGGTTTGGTATTAGTGGTTGAATTTATAGatgatattcttattttttttctttttgtgataataaaattgatattcgAATGGCAAAATcgaaaattttattcaatatttctGATTAATAGAGTGgaaaattagtctatttttctaaattactaTTTTAGAGAAATcacttttgttaaatatattcaatttaaataaaatttgaatataattaaaattttatcctttatattttatacGTATGATCATATGTAATACTGTACCATCcgattaaaaatgaatataatataattaacgtttattttttaaaactaatatttattcGTCTTTTTAATAATTGGGATTTCAATTAAAgtcaaattcaaaatcaaaaatattttctgttCTACCcttcattttcttaattagatgaaattcaattaaaataaaagtcaatatatatatatatatatatatatatacttttataaaaagaaaaatgtaccgtcatattataatttaataatttacaagtttataaatttttttaatcttaatcatAATTGCGATTTTTTTTTAAGGACCTTAAGCATGACTCTTCCATATTTATTGACTTTGAATCATATggtaataataaatcaattacACTGTGTGAATGATTATCTCTGAAATGATTTATTTAGTAGAacgaaattaataataacatgaGACTCAAAAGACAacagtagttttttttttttttttgtgatttgatAACAGCTGCATTCTTAACTTCACATTGGTAATGCTGTGGCAATAATCACGGGATcgcttttaattttaaaactttaatttctaACTAATCATCATactaatttctttctaaaaacgTTCAAAAAATCATATCCTATATctcttaaatacttttttttcaagGTAAATGAGAATTCAAatccatttttctttattttttgatcATAAATGAAAGAAGATAACGAGTTATGTGATGAACCAAACATCACTTTTTGTCTTCAACAACTGTACgcatggaaaataaaataaagcttaATTAGTTTGATGATATCTACTTTTGTTTAAATGTATCAGTTTGATATTTGTttgtaaaaatatgttaatctAGTCTCAATTCTTGAAAAAATGCCTTAATCAAGTCTCTTTCagacaaaaattactaaagtcGTTAGCTTCATTCATGatttttactactaaattttaatataaatatcaatatttaattttgtaagtcatttttaatatcaatacgattaataatattaatatttttttactgaaaatgacataattgaaatttaattaacatatttttaagaaaaaatattaatctaacAAGTCTAAATAAAAGTTGATACCAactaattaaacttaataataataaagtgaaaaagaataaataggtaataataattaataaaaaaatggataatgtTATTCTCACGCGCAGTTGATAGGATGAAGAATTGAGGTAGCAATCACATCAGAAAACACTGCTTAACGTAGCTTTTCCTCTGCTTCTGCAGCTGCCCTAAGGCCCCACTATTCACCTATTCACTCCTATTTTTTCATtacttatattcttttttatatttaattaatcgtgtttatatgttattattaaatgtttatgTATTATACCTACGATTTATCTAGTGAAAAAtctctttaatattttgtagGAGCATGATTAGGATGCTACTGTATGATCAagtgaatagaaaataaattgatgagAAAAAAGTTACATTTAATTAATCAACATTTTATA is a window of Vigna unguiculata cultivar IT97K-499-35 chromosome 4, ASM411807v1, whole genome shotgun sequence DNA encoding:
- the LOC114182344 gene encoding uncharacterized protein LOC114182344, yielding MNPKILFVLALLLNLVINSFQNPNPKTPKSTLSRAHVELVSYGLPSGLLPATTVLGYAVNRTTGEFTVKLGGACKITLPPDNYVATYSNTISGKIVQGKIAELDGIRVRAFFKWWSITGIRSSGDDIVFEVGMVTAKYPSKNFDDSPACEGQHSSS